CGGCATCCTTTTTTCATTCCCCTCTCAGACGGGGTGACATGTTGTTGATCCCCAGCTCTGAGGGCTTTTGGAGatttcagtttgtgtttgtcGCCGACAAGCAGCAGCGGAGGACAAACCATATGCTTTGTGGGGGCTCTGAGCATCAAGTTAAGTTCAGGAGCTTaatctgaggaggagaggaggaggcgttGAGATTAACAGACTTGGAGATGTTACTAaacacacctgtacacacacacacctctcacattcacactcatGCATAGACAAAACCAGGCCACCAGTGTCAGAACTCTACTACAAGTAATGTGTAACTTTATGAAGGAAAATCGTCTTTTGTACAGAGAGCAAAAACTTaatgacaaaaaagaaaacacaactaTTATGCGTACAGAAAAAATACTTGCTGTTTGAGTATGCTAAAAGGGATATGTTCTTGCTTTTTTGTGAATTTGCAGTTGGGTAACAGTGGCCTTTCCTTCACGGCTTAAGCATTTGCTGACAATGTAATTACTAGACAGAGAAAGTGCACTAGAAAtggtattttttcccccattaaaGGTAACCCTCTCAAATTCTTGTGGTACATTAACCACCATATTTAGTGTAATTTTAACATTTGAGAGATGTTGCTGTGGTGGATGTATAGCCTATGTGTTTCCTTGCTTTCCTTTCCATCGAATGTTGAAAAAAAACTCAACGTAACGGCTTGTTTTTGAAGGTACAGCTTGGCATAGCTTTTGACATTCATTTAGAAGATGTTAAAATGATTACCTTGTCTTGCCAAGGTGATTTGGACCATTTGATTGCATTCCAACATAAAGGGATCGATTCCATGATTAGAAGGGAAAAATGGTAATGACTTTACCATCCTCAGTTCCCCAAAATAGTATAGTTTTTCCATGTCAAGAAATAGCATTAGAACCTCTTGAACCACTTAAATTGAAACCAATACATCACAATTTCATGTACTTCAGCAAATTTCAGTTTTGGTCCAGTTATTTACTGTTGTAGTGAAactggtgtttttgtttcatcattGTTATTTTCCTGCtcattttataattattttgaaCCTAAACCTGAAATTTTGCTCAACCAGCAAGTTTTGTTTTGGTGAGTAAGGGGTTTTGAGTGCCCCTTGGTTGAATGATGAGGCACTTAAATTAGGCTATTCTTCGGTACAGAATCCCTCAGATTTTAGAATTAGTCTGTACATAAAATTTCACCAATTTAACGTCCAATTTGACATGGGGAAAACCCACCTTAAAAGCACTGGTCTCCAAGCTTTGGTTGCAGCACCCTCTCCAAATTTCCATGTTTGTCCCACGAAAgctttcttacattttttttattctatgtaAATGTAGTATTGCGTGTACTGCCATCATCGGGTCTTTTCTTGACAATTAGTCCACTGGAACTCCTTGCATATGTCTCCATTTAACAAGCCCTGAATGAATGAGTGCATAGTTTCGAGAATGCTAAGTATTTCTAGCTATTAAAAAGCATACAGAtgttgtgtgtgcgcgtgcatcgGTGTTCGTACGCACTGGCGATGAGACGTCATGTAATGTTACCATTGACTGTGTGATATATGCTTTGACTCTTAACAGTACTTACTGACCAGCGTCCTGTTTCCCAAAGCATCTTAACATCTTTATCTATTGGCTCACAAGTGAACAAAGAGATGATCTAAATATTAAGATCCTTTGGGGAAAGAAAAGGCCCTGATTGCCGGAGCGGAAGTGTTTTTGAAACCCCATTTCCTACCCACAGGGACAGACGATTTCACATTTCAGATAGGGCTCTCTATGCCTTGCTTAAATAACTGTTGTTCCCTCAAACTATTCTGAGTAACACTGATGCTAGCGTAATACGTTTGATGAGCTCCCAACAGAATTACCTGTTAATTTTGGAAATCTGGCTGCAGTAACAGTGAAATGTGTGCTAACAAAGACATTGGCATCTATTTAATTACTAAAGCTAATCGTAATACACCTCAGTTTTCAACAGCGAACTTGGTACAACATCCATGTGCTGTTGGCCAGCAGATATGCAgatcctctcccctcctgtcacTCCTGGTTAAAGATGGTGGCACCCCAGTCTCTACAAAACTGGATTTTCCGGGGGGAAACAttttcttcctcatcctcacccCTACTATGCCCAGTGGCACCGACGCTCCCTTTACTTTCTATGCAAACCTTTTTAACATGGGAAACACATTGACCTCTCTGCAGACTGAGTCAGTGACGGGACAGGACACTTTAAAGCTATAGGTAGACGACCAACCCCTGGTACCAAACTCCAAACACCTGTAAATACTTAACACTATATTTAAATACTGATAAtaatcccatttttttttttttttttttttttttttttcctctttgaaATTTTAAAGATAGAGCTGTATTTATCGTTGCTGTCAGCATATACTGTAGCTTCAATTGACAGCATTATGTACATAGGTCACCTTTTAGTATTATTTCACATTGAAAAGTAGAGGGCGTTTGTGATGGAAATGACTATTGAGCTTCTAATAGAGTTTCTCTCTAGTTTTGTACGGTAGAAGGAAGGATAGTGCTAACACGGTACAGTAGTGGCAGTCCACTTATTTCAAAAGTttgatatatatacatacatataaagcTGCTAGATACAATCACTAATTTTATtgtgttgagagagaaaatcaGCTATGAAAGACTGTTAAAACAAAACCTAATTCTCCAACAGCATATAACCATGACCATgagtgttttaatgtgtttgaTTGCTCTGTATGTCCATATTGAAGTGGACATTCGTGCTTGTGCGTGGGTGCGCGAGTGTtactgtacctgtgtgtgttctggtgtgcccatgaatgcgtgtgtgtgtgtgtgtgcgtgcgtatgttGCGTGTCGGCGTGCGTGTAACCAAACGGTTGGTTTGTTGTCATAATCTCCCATTGTAATTGGATTGCCCTGCATATTGCAAGCTGAACCAAGGTTTGATGAACCTGATTAAAACTTGCTGGCTGAGAAGCAAAATGTAGGACGTGCATTTATACAAAGTTTAGAGAATGCTGAAATAACACTTCTCATTCTGCATTAACCAGCACAGTGCAACTTCCTGTCATGTACTGTATTATATATGCAACATGTGTCTGTCCgctttaatatatttttttttttacctgcattATATAAGACTTCAGTTTTTAACCACTTTGCTGCTAGTCTTTTATCTTCTTTCAATCTCTTGGAAATTGTGCATATCTTTGGGAATGCATACAAGTGTACATTCTTGACATTGTTGtagattaaaaaagaaaaaaagctatATAAACCTGTTTCTCTTCAGTGTATTGTTTTTAAAAGGTTACTTTTCACAGCAGTTGAGTGGTTATGTTTCGATTCTCCAATGCTTTGGTGCACTGATGATATATGTAAGCTTTTTTTTCATCTTACAGCGCTTGATGTAACATTTATGTGATTAGTTCTAAATAGTGGAAGacatttgtgttttgaaaattgcagtataAATGGTACTCTTAACTATTCTGTAAACACtgcctgttttctttctttctttctttctttctctcttcctttctttttctttctttctttctttctttgtgcatatttctttctttgtgcATATTTCTTTGAGTTTCTTAGTGCCATCGGCTTTCACACCCTGACAACCTCAAAAAAGTGCCTCACGTCCATCCTAGTTTCCATCTTACAACTTAACAACTCTCGTTCTGGTTCTATTGGTTTCTATACGTCTAGGTATTTCTATCATGGTTCGAGAATACCAAGTATATGATGTAAAATTTATAGTCCCAATAACTCATGTCATAGTTGTATTTTCTTTATACAGATGTAGCTCGTTACTTTTcataaatatataatgtaaataTGCATACATATGTTTGTAACTGTTTTTATGTTACATCATACACTTGTAATTTGACATATCAAATAACATTATCATAATAAAATGGTGAGTTTTAATCTTTTGTTCTGCATTCTTCATTGTGGTCCTTTAACTTCTGTTATGATCCTTGTACAGTGACAAACTcccagatggagagagagagagagagagagagagagagagctcagacCATTACTGTAATTAGGATTGTGGCACTTAAGGATGAAACAATCAAGTCTTGGCATTCAGCGTATCGAAGAGTACATTTATGTACTCAAGCCTACTGTGATTTGTGTAACTTACTTCTTCcttttaatttgtatatttggGCAAGTCCATCTGCAGGACAGAAATCTGTGCTGTGCAAAGCAGACTGAATTTCTAACTGGTCCATTTGTCTCATTCTATATTTCTATCTGAATGGGTTTATAGTGACAGGAATATTATTCCTAATAATGTTGGCTGTGGGTCACTCCGATCCATTTGACAGGTGATATACCGTACATTCACTAATGATAGGATTTGCACATTGTTTGGCTCAATAGTTACTccttttgttacatttttatcTTGGCCTTACTAGTTCTGTGTCTTATCCTGGAATGTTAACTTtaatccaaaacaaaataattgtttGGCCCTCCAAAGGGTTTCAGCAGACAAGATATTCTACTAGGACCATTTTGATAACATTTAATGCTGATTTTGATAACATTTATATTTGCTGTAAGTTATAACTATTAAACATGTCAACAACATGACATAAGACCCCAGAAACGACTGCCTACTATCAAAACACAACCACGTCTACTTGTTACATCAATGTCCAATCAGTTCACATCATATTCTATAACAATAATactaatcatcatcatcctgaTCGCATTTTTGACCCACGTAGACTACTTAGCGGTCATTTGGGCACCCCAGGTTTAACTAATTACTGAGTTACTAAAGCACTGAATGAAACAAGAGCGATTTATTTGAATTGTACATACCGGTAATCTAGTCGGAGCGGAACCAATGTGGCGGAACTACAGCACGAAGGTCACACATTTCACCACGGCTCACATACGTAACCGGAACACCAAGCGGATAGCATGTTTGTGCGAAAAGCACCGCAGAAATGAATGGATACAGGAGCTGGCGACTATGAAATTTAATTTACCCTTAAATTAATTATGTTCTTATGTCAACGCACGTAAACCTCTCACAGCCCTGAATCCGCAATGGAGTGTGATATTTTGGATTTGTTAGAGCAGCTTGGGTAAGCAAATATAGCaagttagcttgttagctttcTAGCCTAGCTACAGTCGCCGTATGTTATGTGTGTTAATGTTATgttttcagtctgtgtgttgtgtttaagGGGAGAGGGGTGGCTGCACTGGCAAGCCGTAACGTCGGTAGTTAGTTAAATACCATTTGATATCTAACATTAGGATGTTTTCCCCGCACATGTGACTGATCTCTCCTCTCCAACTCATCCATCACCCAGCTATGACGGCCCTCTGCTGGAGGAGAAGGCACTTGTCGGAGCCGCAGATGAGGGCCTGTCCTCGCCGGAGTATGTGAACCTGTGCAGGTGGCTAGCGTCCAGACTAAAACCGCTGTGTGATCTGGAGGAGAGCATATCTTCTGGTCCAGGTGAGCCGCATCCAGACCATTACTACCTGCAAGGCAAGAGGGGATGTTGCTGTGAGTGGAGTTAGTGCTGTCATTGGTTTAATCtagtctgttctctctctctctctctctctctctctctctctctctctctccagatgacATTGACAGCCTTCAGCTCGAGATGAGTGGTTTGCTGAAGGAGTTGCACTGTCCTTATGAAGGGCTTGTTTCAGGGATTCTCAAGGGCAGCCTGCAAAATAAGAGGGATCATCTAAAGTTTGTCTGTATGTAATCAATCAACATCTCATGCTCCTTATCATAATCATTGTGCCTAACAAGCTTTCTGGCTGGTCAGTAAGTTACTTAAGCATATGTTTGTCatgtcctcttttttttttcttcttctttttgtgtaAAGTGTTTCTGAGCTCCGAGCTTCAAGCGGCTCAGATAGTGAGGAGCAGACAAGTCTCAGGTAAAAAACAAGAAGACAGCCCGGTGTATCAGGACCTTGTGGCCATCTGTGAAACACTGAAGCTGCCAGAGCCAACAGGACAGGATGCAGCAGGAGTGTTCTCTGACGTAGAAAACAAGGTGGGACGAAGTCGCTCATCTTGATTTGTGATGGAGTGTGATTTTTATCAGTGTGAAAGAGGACAAAGATGGGATAAATTCAATATTGTACAAGTAACACAGTAACTTATGTTAATAGCAAGCATGTGTAAATTAGTTTCCTcccctttttatttttctgataCATTATACCATGTGTGTCATTGTAGATTAACAAAGTACTCCAAGATCTGCCAAATGGCTACATTGGAAAGCCAGTGCTGAAGAAATCTCTGAACAGTGAGCAGTGGGTAAGCAGATAAACTTCTGAAATAAGCTACCGGATATGAAGTCTTACCTCCCTCTTATGTTTGCTGTCATATCTATATAACTGTGGGCGTGTTATATCGTTGTTATGGATAGTATAGTATGTATTTAAcgctttctctgtctccacaGGAAAAGTTGCACAGCATTAACACACTCCTGTCCTCGGAGTATGAATGCCGGCGCAGAATGCTGATCAAGCGACTGGACGTCACAGTTCAGTCCTTCGGCTGGTCAGACAGAGCCAAGGCAGGTTCACCTGTTAATGAGACATCAAActgtctgctgtgtttcccCTCCTCCATTACAATGGAATCTAAACTGATGGGGATGTAAAGTATTGTAGTGATACTGATTCTGTGATGGTTGGCAAGCAGTAATATTTGAGTTTCAATGAGAAATCTGATATCCACTATTTGGAGACATGTAACacctacttttacaaaatgattgctggcatgaataTCATTGATGCTAATAGCTATCTTGAGCCATTTACTTAGAGAATAGTAGCATTTTAGACAATAacatctgtgtttttctttattattgATCAATGGACATCAGATCATATCACAGAAAGGGACATAATTGGATGAGACGCATGGATACGTCATGcagagtgtgtatctgtgtctgtagAAGTTGATTTtatcgtatgtgtgtgtgtgtgtgtgtgtgtgttttgtcaggCGAGGGTGGACAGCATGGCGAGAGCCTACCAGCCCAAGAGACACTCTCTGAGGCCGCAGCCGTCGGTGGGCGAGGCCGAGCTGCTGGCTGCCAGGGAAGACATCTGCAACGTGGTGAAGACCAGCAGCGGATCCAGCAGGGAGAAGACCGCCTGCGCTGTCAACAAGGTACAGGAGCTGTGGAAACACACGgccgttgtgttgtgttttttttcctcgtGAAAGGTTTGAGGAATGTTACTTGagatgttttggggttttttgtgtttgtatttttacatcctACATAGTGGTGCACTCATTTACTCAAGTTTACTCAAGAAAATATTAATTttgaagtcacaatgaaatgaaaaatgactttttcaacCTTATTAGTTAATTATCCATATCATAATGTTCACTTATTTAACAATAAgtaataatatttatttataaagcatgTTTCATACAAATGTGTGCTTCTCAGAATACATCACAAAGCATTATGTTACCTAAACAAAttgaatacaataaaataaaagaagggGTATAGATGCTGAAGTActtaaaatagaaaaagaaacagacttGACAGATGTACATTCATTGAAAGGAATTGTGAAAAAAACTGTCTCAAGTCTAGATTTGAAAGTATTTACAGAGGAAGTGTTCTTGACAGTCTGGCAGTGCATTCCAACGTTTGAGTgcataaaaagaaaatgaagccTCTCCAAATCTTTTCTTGTTGACACGTGGTAAACGGAGAAGGCCAAGAGTTCTACTTGGCTTATATGATTACAAAATTagtattttctcatatttttatatcaaaatccctttacttttacttcctggaaaacagcataTGACGCTTTTACTTCATGGTGTAACAGTAGGCGCACATAAATATTCCAatcaataataccatcacagattttttaacaatcctcCATCCTGACAAGTGGCAACATGGTACACTGATGAATTTTGGGTGTTCACCGCCAAAAATCCCGTTTCCTTCtcctaagacaccatggttgCGTCTCAGTGGctgaaattcattcattttgaagaaactTTTGAACCCTTTTGAATAGTCCCTCCCCGTGTTTTATCCCGCTCAACACCTGTTCAATTTGGAAATATGTTGACTTAGGGACgcaatggagagaggaggaaacacacacacttgtattgGCTGAatgtacataaagaaagaaaagtcaCTGCATCCTCATAACTGTCAAGACATAATACTGATGAAGGCCGCATGGACCGCTGAAAAAGTGTAAAAGATTTTTTGATGTCTAAATAAATCGATGCATCGGCGCAAGGAGATGCGTGCGGCGACTTTTCTTTGTTTGAATTGGGGAAGCAAGACGCCATCGAAATGTCgcttccttgtgactttaacatGATActtgccccccccccgcccctttggtatttgtcattttgttgtcTGAAATATCCGTTCCTCCGGTTCTGGTCCACAGATCCTCATGGGCCGAGTGCCAGACCGAGGAGGCCGCCCCTCAGAGATAGATGCCCCGCCTCCTGAGATGCCACCCTGGCAGAAAAGACAAGATGGTGGAGGTGGCTggggaggacgaggaggaagagggggcggctggggcggaggaggaggaggaggaggaggctggagaggaggtggtggtggaggaggtggaggttggagaggaggaggagggggaggaggaggaaatggatGGAACCAGGGAGGACACAGTGGACATGGAGGacatggagggaagagaggacgGTACCAGTACTAATTTCTGctgatattttcttttattagtATTTTGTAAATTGATCCAGACGCAGTGTTACACATGAACTGAACTCTATTTTTGGGTCTTTAATAAACActaaggtatttttttttttatattttaagcaAAGTCaagatgaagtgatgacagaCTTCCAGCACTCTGTGAAATGTCTTCCCCATTTGGATGATTTATAACGCTCCTATTTTTACTGTCGGTGGAATTGTTTTactttgctatttttttttaaattcttttatattctaatCATACTTATCATGTGGTGTTTTGATATGAAGGCGTCAGTCATGATATCATGTCAAGTATTTCTTTCAGTTGCGttaataaactgaaaaatataaTGGTTTAGCGTCAGGTGGAGAGAAAAGACGGACAAGATGCTAAAACGCTACACCAGAGGGACATGATGGTGAAAAATAACGGTTTGATTATTAAGCATGTGGAACTTTCCGTTAGTCAGTACTGGCTGTGTGGAGAGATATCAGCAAAGAGTGAAGGATGTTGAAGAAGATGCAAGAAGCTTCTGTTTTTGGAAGACTAAGGAGGTTGGGATGTACTGCAGCATGTCCTCTGTCTAAGACGACCTCGCTGTCCCATGTCAAGAACATGTTTTTGAATCCATATCCCCTTGAGTTTTGAGGTCCCATTTTTCTGAATCGAACAAAGTCAAATCTTTGTCTCACTTCATATTCTTGAAGACCTTGTAAGATCTGTCATGACTGTGCTCCTTAATTTCCACCTCTGAATTTAATTAATAAAGAGTTCTCATAATTTAAACCCCTCTTTTGTCTTTGACTTTAAGTAATTAAGAGCTAATTAAATCGTTGCTAAACCAAAGTGAGACATTAATCACTGACTGATTTCTAATTCTTACCACTAGGTGGCATGATAGACAAGTATATTAGGAGATGGCTAATCCTGAACTGTAGAGACCAAACGAGTCACATATATATTTCCAAATATTTATTCTTAGCTGAAAAGATTTTCTACACTTTGTTTTTCCAATGGAATACCATTTTTGTTCATTAGATACAGTTTATACATAGTTTGTACAATAAACACCATTATGCGTTAAAGCTGAgaattttacattgtgtacATCATGAACAGCTACAACATACATGGACAAAACCATTTTCACCTTGGCCAACCATCCTGTGTCAGTTTGCACACTAAGACTCAAATCAGCATCATGTTAAAACCACACACGTTTATACAGGCTTTATAAGATCCAGTTGTAAGCCAACCATCTACTCAGTTGGGGGTTAAGATTTATTTTCCTCCAGTTAAATAAATAAGGTCACTGCCCATGCAACTGGCATAAAACTCATTcaataaacaaaccaaacttcAGGGTAAGAAAATGACATTACAGTCACTTCCCTTCGGACAAATTATTAATTCAATCACCTCCTTAATTTGAAAGCAGGCAATCTATGCCAAACTTCTCCTTTTGAAACACCAATTGACTCCAGATAATATTGTTTGTAATGCATGTTAGCATTGCTTCTGTATATACTCTCCACGGCTGCAAAAAGGGAACGGACACCAGCTGTGCCCGGCTCCAGTCAAACACGATGGTAGAAGTGGTCAGTAATAGTCAGGAGGCCATTTCTCCCAGCAGgatgtgtgtctgcagaggAGTGTATTCTCTCCCTGGAGTGAAAACAAGTGTGGCAGCCAGAATACTGTAACTGGAGCCGgtctgcccccccctcctccctgtgaTGTGGCCCTTACTGCTTCACACTAATACTGAGCATGGGTTAACAGTTCACCACAGCCAAGAGGTGGATACAGGGCGATGTAAAACCTGCACACTGCTGAGTTATATCTGAATACTGTTAAATGGcctcctttctccatctctgtcatgACTAGGCACTCATCCTTGTCCTGTACTTACAATGAAACAAAGGCAATGTTAAGATGATTTTGGGGAAACCAGCCCAATGCAAGAACTAGCTCATAGTTTGTAGTTTTCCATCTTTGAATGCCAAGTCTTGAAACCTTTCATGCTCCTGGAAACAGGAGGTTAGGCGATAGTGTCTTTTCCAAGTGTTCTTCGCAGGTGTTTCTCAAATGTATTGATTGGCATTATTAATACAAATCACTGCAATCATAATGAGAAATAAATGAcactgaatggaaaaaaaaatcctcttaaagatattttttttcagatttcctTCATattatgcaaaaatacacagagCCCTTTCAACTATACACTGTAGATAATATTTAGGCACTTTGTCTggacaaaaaaatataattgaaGATATAATGTTCTCGCTCAATAAATACAGCACTCATGTGACAGAGCGTGCCGAGTTCAATTTGTCAACAAACATCAACAGCTCTCATGAgagaaaagtcatgaaaaatatgaatataaaatcAATTTTCCAGTTTTACCAAAACCCTGCTTTGTTAAAAACCTAACTTCACTCTCCACTTCagattaagattttttttttttcctgtgagaTTCTTCCTCTTCTCATTCATCGTGAACTTAAACCTCAGATTTGTGGAACCTGTGCCATGTGTTTCTACTTCCTAAAAATCCAAACTGTTTTTGGATCGTCTCCCACCCGTCTCATCTTCATGGATTAGGCCTAGTGTTGAGGCACAGTG
The nucleotide sequence above comes from Centroberyx gerrardi isolate f3 chromosome 17, fCenGer3.hap1.cur.20231027, whole genome shotgun sequence. Encoded proteins:
- the fam98b gene encoding protein FAM98B, with amino-acid sequence MECDILDLLEQLGYDGPLLEEKALVGAADEGLSSPEYVNLCRWLASRLKPLCDLEESISSGPDDIDSLQLEMSGLLKELHCPYEGLVSGILKGSLQNKRDHLKFVLFLSSELQAAQIVRSRQVSGKKQEDSPVYQDLVAICETLKLPEPTGQDAAGVFSDVENKINKVLQDLPNGYIGKPVLKKSLNSEQWEKLHSINTLLSSEYECRRRMLIKRLDVTVQSFGWSDRAKARVDSMARAYQPKRHSLRPQPSVGEAELLAAREDICNVVKTSSGSSREKTACAVNKILMGRVPDRGGRPSEIDAPPPEMPPWQKRQDGGGGWGGRGGRGGGWGGGGGGGGGWRGGGGGGGGGWRGGGGGGGGNGWNQGGHSGHGGHGGKRGRYQY